In one window of Palaemon carinicauda isolate YSFRI2023 chromosome 2, ASM3689809v2, whole genome shotgun sequence DNA:
- the LOC137625509 gene encoding uncharacterized protein isoform X1 — protein MSDKKATGDKKRYCQRYRQAWETDKRFKDWLQAVPGDTTKARCRICGCTFQAHMKSLLGHSQGKKHGTKVEAHGIGTCSEDQPSVEATFWCEDQPSAKDALLPLVKEALRPVVEESVHSEVKNSVCPITKISVHPVVKDSVHPVVKDSVHPVVKDSVHPVVEDAVYPVEKDYVKAAELLLAVYIAEHTSTSSVDHLWEIIPKLDQKSIILKEMKLYSTKCARLQKYVIAPSFARMLRDDIGEQFFSLTMDESINQFNVPCLAMSIRYFSVNKGSMVDTFYRFVPIDNAKAETLYTCVKSCLAEDGLDVKKFIGLGIDGASSMVDQNHSLSKLLRDDNPELTLFRCVCHSLHLAASQASECLPSILDFMVRETHSWFSNSPERTKQYQALYAVLENSQQKKVPQLAATRWLARLEAVGVIIDQWDDLKMNFELAASNENCHITSILGDGYRDDQNKLYFLFIRKTLMELLKVNKIFQSQTADVTKITQDLISMYRSLLHMVVNPKYLLKCSDENLPRLKFRDHVLPCEVMSFGYEFQMFASVCSLDPYQINYVKERCRSFVIALINQVQIRLPENLDILLKLKYFHPSSVTSHVKESIVPIAVRYRSTFDDLDELENEWNSIGIQQWPKSCLGNVISFWGEVSERKNSAGEAMFPNASRLALSLLSLPFSNASVGKIFSQINVLHSNARNRLSVKSVEALLQIRSGISQHYGSCTEFDPPQDMLRNFYATGSVGEEEDTFIVLE, from the coding sequence ATTGGTTGCAGGCAGTGCCAGGTGACACAACAAAAGCACGGTGTAGAATTTGTGGATGCACTTTTCAAGCTCACATGAAATCACTTCTTGGACATTCGCAAGGAAAGAAACATGGGACCAAAGTAGAAGCACATGGAATTGGGACTTGTAGTGAAGACCAACCCTCAGTAGAAGCTACTTTCTGGTGTGAAGACCAGCCATCAGCTAAAGATGCTTTGCTTCCTTTAGTTAAAGAGGCTCTCCGTCCTGTGGTTGAAGAATCTGTGCATTCTGAAGTTAAAAATTCTGTGTGTCCTATAACTAAAATTTCTGTGCATCCTGTGGTTAAAGATTCTGTGCATCCTGTGGTTAAAGATTCTGTGCATCCTGTGGTTAAAGATTCTGTACATCCTGTAGTTGAAGATGCTGTGTATCCTGTAGAAAAAGATTATGTAAAAGCTGCTGAACTACTCCTGGCAGTTTATATTGCAGAGCATACATCAACATCGTCGGTTGATCACTTATGGGAAATTATACCGAAATTAGATCAGAAGTCCATTATCCTCAAGGAGATGAAATTGTATAGTACAAAATGTGCTCGTTTGCAGAAATATGTGATTGCCCCATCTTTTGCTAGAATGCTTAGGGATGATATTGGTGAACAATTTTTCAGCTTAACTATGGACGAAAGCATAAACCAATTTAATGTACCATGTTTAGCTATGAGCATACGCTATTTTAGTGTTAATAAGGGATCAATGGTAGATACATTTTATCGGTTTGTACCAATAGACAATGCAAAAGCTGAAACTCTGTACACGTGTGTTAAGAGTTGTTTAGCTGAAGATGGGTTAGATGTCAAGAAATTTATAGGTCTAGGAATTGATGGGGCTAGTTCAATGGTTGATCAAAACCATTCCCTGTCTAAACTCTTAAGGGATGACAATCCAGAATTAACTTTGTTCAGATGTGTTTGTCATTCCCTCCATCTGGCTGCCAGTCAAGCATCCGAATGTCTTCCCAGTATTTTAGATTTTATGGTTCGAGAAACTCATTCTTGGTTTTCGAACAGCCCTGAGAGAACGAAACAATATCAAGCCCTCTATGCAGTGCTTGAGAACAGTCAGCAAAAGAAAGTACCACAGTTGGCTGCAACTCGTTGGCTGGCAAGATTGGAAGCAGTAGGTGTAATTATTGACCAATGGGATGACCTTAAAATGAACTTTGAATTGGCTGCTTCTAATGAAAATTGTCACATTACTAGTATCCTAGGTGATGGTTACAGAGATGATCAGAATAAGCTTTACTTTCTATTTATCAGGAAAACCTTAATGGAACTTCTAAAAGTTAATAAAATTTTCCAGTCACAAACTGCAGATGTAACCAAAATCACACAAGATCTTATTTCAATGTATCGGAGTCTTCTGCATATGGTAGTCAATccaaaatatttgttaaaatgCTCAGATGAAAACCTTCCCCGTCTAAAGTTTAGGGACCATGTCTTGCCTTGTGAAGTAATGAGCTTTGGTTATGAGTTCCAGATGTTTGCCAGTGTGTGTTCTTTAGATCCCTATCAAATCAATTATGTTAAGGAGAGATGTAGATCATTTGTGATTGCACTCATAAACCAAGTACAGATACGCTTGCCAGAAAATTTAGACATTCTTTTAAAGTTGAAGTATTTCCATCCATCCTCTGTTACATCCCATGTTAAAGAGTCTATTGTTCCAATTGCAGTCAGGTATAGGTCAACGTTTGATGACTTGGATGAATTGGAAAATGAATGGAACTCTATTGGCATCCAGCAATGGCCAAAGAGTTGCCTAGGTAATGTTATTTCATTTTGGGGGGAAGTAAGTGAGAGGAAAAACTCAGCCGGCGAAGCCATGTTTCCAAATGCATCCCGCCTTGCCCTGTCATTGTTGAGTTTACCTTTTTCTAATGCCTCTGTCGGGAAAATTTTCTCTCAAATTAACGTACTTCATTCTAATGCAAGAAATCGCCTTTCTGTCAAGTCTGTGGAGGCATTGCTTCAGATTAGGAGTGGCATATCACAACATTATGGGTCTTGTACGGAGTTTGATCCTCCTCAGGATATGTTAAGAAATTTTTATGCAACTGGATCTGTGGGAGAGGAGGAAGATACATTCATAGTCCTAGAATAA
- the LOC137625509 gene encoding uncharacterized protein isoform X2, whose product MKSLLGHSQGKKHGTKVEAHGIGTCSEDQPSVEATFWCEDQPSAKDALLPLVKEALRPVVEESVHSEVKNSVCPITKISVHPVVKDSVHPVVKDSVHPVVKDSVHPVVEDAVYPVEKDYVKAAELLLAVYIAEHTSTSSVDHLWEIIPKLDQKSIILKEMKLYSTKCARLQKYVIAPSFARMLRDDIGEQFFSLTMDESINQFNVPCLAMSIRYFSVNKGSMVDTFYRFVPIDNAKAETLYTCVKSCLAEDGLDVKKFIGLGIDGASSMVDQNHSLSKLLRDDNPELTLFRCVCHSLHLAASQASECLPSILDFMVRETHSWFSNSPERTKQYQALYAVLENSQQKKVPQLAATRWLARLEAVGVIIDQWDDLKMNFELAASNENCHITSILGDGYRDDQNKLYFLFIRKTLMELLKVNKIFQSQTADVTKITQDLISMYRSLLHMVVNPKYLLKCSDENLPRLKFRDHVLPCEVMSFGYEFQMFASVCSLDPYQINYVKERCRSFVIALINQVQIRLPENLDILLKLKYFHPSSVTSHVKESIVPIAVRYRSTFDDLDELENEWNSIGIQQWPKSCLGNVISFWGEVSERKNSAGEAMFPNASRLALSLLSLPFSNASVGKIFSQINVLHSNARNRLSVKSVEALLQIRSGISQHYGSCTEFDPPQDMLRNFYATGSVGEEEDTFIVLE is encoded by the coding sequence ATGAAATCACTTCTTGGACATTCGCAAGGAAAGAAACATGGGACCAAAGTAGAAGCACATGGAATTGGGACTTGTAGTGAAGACCAACCCTCAGTAGAAGCTACTTTCTGGTGTGAAGACCAGCCATCAGCTAAAGATGCTTTGCTTCCTTTAGTTAAAGAGGCTCTCCGTCCTGTGGTTGAAGAATCTGTGCATTCTGAAGTTAAAAATTCTGTGTGTCCTATAACTAAAATTTCTGTGCATCCTGTGGTTAAAGATTCTGTGCATCCTGTGGTTAAAGATTCTGTGCATCCTGTGGTTAAAGATTCTGTACATCCTGTAGTTGAAGATGCTGTGTATCCTGTAGAAAAAGATTATGTAAAAGCTGCTGAACTACTCCTGGCAGTTTATATTGCAGAGCATACATCAACATCGTCGGTTGATCACTTATGGGAAATTATACCGAAATTAGATCAGAAGTCCATTATCCTCAAGGAGATGAAATTGTATAGTACAAAATGTGCTCGTTTGCAGAAATATGTGATTGCCCCATCTTTTGCTAGAATGCTTAGGGATGATATTGGTGAACAATTTTTCAGCTTAACTATGGACGAAAGCATAAACCAATTTAATGTACCATGTTTAGCTATGAGCATACGCTATTTTAGTGTTAATAAGGGATCAATGGTAGATACATTTTATCGGTTTGTACCAATAGACAATGCAAAAGCTGAAACTCTGTACACGTGTGTTAAGAGTTGTTTAGCTGAAGATGGGTTAGATGTCAAGAAATTTATAGGTCTAGGAATTGATGGGGCTAGTTCAATGGTTGATCAAAACCATTCCCTGTCTAAACTCTTAAGGGATGACAATCCAGAATTAACTTTGTTCAGATGTGTTTGTCATTCCCTCCATCTGGCTGCCAGTCAAGCATCCGAATGTCTTCCCAGTATTTTAGATTTTATGGTTCGAGAAACTCATTCTTGGTTTTCGAACAGCCCTGAGAGAACGAAACAATATCAAGCCCTCTATGCAGTGCTTGAGAACAGTCAGCAAAAGAAAGTACCACAGTTGGCTGCAACTCGTTGGCTGGCAAGATTGGAAGCAGTAGGTGTAATTATTGACCAATGGGATGACCTTAAAATGAACTTTGAATTGGCTGCTTCTAATGAAAATTGTCACATTACTAGTATCCTAGGTGATGGTTACAGAGATGATCAGAATAAGCTTTACTTTCTATTTATCAGGAAAACCTTAATGGAACTTCTAAAAGTTAATAAAATTTTCCAGTCACAAACTGCAGATGTAACCAAAATCACACAAGATCTTATTTCAATGTATCGGAGTCTTCTGCATATGGTAGTCAATccaaaatatttgttaaaatgCTCAGATGAAAACCTTCCCCGTCTAAAGTTTAGGGACCATGTCTTGCCTTGTGAAGTAATGAGCTTTGGTTATGAGTTCCAGATGTTTGCCAGTGTGTGTTCTTTAGATCCCTATCAAATCAATTATGTTAAGGAGAGATGTAGATCATTTGTGATTGCACTCATAAACCAAGTACAGATACGCTTGCCAGAAAATTTAGACATTCTTTTAAAGTTGAAGTATTTCCATCCATCCTCTGTTACATCCCATGTTAAAGAGTCTATTGTTCCAATTGCAGTCAGGTATAGGTCAACGTTTGATGACTTGGATGAATTGGAAAATGAATGGAACTCTATTGGCATCCAGCAATGGCCAAAGAGTTGCCTAGGTAATGTTATTTCATTTTGGGGGGAAGTAAGTGAGAGGAAAAACTCAGCCGGCGAAGCCATGTTTCCAAATGCATCCCGCCTTGCCCTGTCATTGTTGAGTTTACCTTTTTCTAATGCCTCTGTCGGGAAAATTTTCTCTCAAATTAACGTACTTCATTCTAATGCAAGAAATCGCCTTTCTGTCAAGTCTGTGGAGGCATTGCTTCAGATTAGGAGTGGCATATCACAACATTATGGGTCTTGTACGGAGTTTGATCCTCCTCAGGATATGTTAAGAAATTTTTATGCAACTGGATCTGTGGGAGAGGAGGAAGATACATTCATAGTCCTAGAATAA